The bacterium DNA window CCCTGATGAATTATCATTGGCCAGGAAACATCCGTGAATTAGAGCACTTTATCGAACGCGCGGTGATCGTGACGCGAGGTTCCGTTCTGGATATTGCACTCCCCGAACTTCTTCCAAAAAATGCGGTGAGCAATGCATCGTCGGCCACTTTGGAGGAATCCGAACGTCAGCACATTTTACAGGCATTAAAGGATTCCCATTGGGTCATCGGTGGCCCAGCCGGTGCGGCAGCGCGCTTGGCAATCAAACGCACAACACTTCAAGCAAGGATGCGGAAACTCGGCATCACCCGCCCGCGTTAACATTAAGACTGACGAACCAATAAGCCCTCCGGTTTCTCCTCTTCTTTCTATATGAAGCAATTTCAGGAGGGATAAACATGCTCTTACTTCAAAAAAAGTTTCTATAACCGCATTCACACTTTTTGTTTTTACGCTGTTGATTGGCGGAACATGCATTTTTGCTGAGGATGTAACGATCCCTCGTGTGCTCAATCCTCCACCGAGCAGTGATCTGAATAATTTGCCGGGTTTCTTAGAAGGCGTTTTCGGCCCGAATTAACGGCCCCACCATATCGCCAGTATCTTGCCGGTGGGGTGAGTATAAGAAGCTTCCTCTTGTAGGTGGGCGATTTCAGTATTAATTTTGTTCATAGGAGGAATGGAAGAAGGCACGATCATGGCAGAGGAAAAAACTAAGAAATGCGCGCATCCCGCCTGTAGCTGCACAGTTTCAGGAAAGGATAAGTATTGTAGCGAATACTGTAAAGAAGCTAAAGATCTAACTGAACTCACCTGTACTTGTGATCATCCAGCATGTCGGGGTTAATCCGCGTTACTTTAACGAATCATCATTAGCCCAAATCAGGCGGACCGCATAACTTTGCCGCCTGATGTTGAATGACGAAATCTATCCATTATGTTTTAACCATCATATTTCATGTAGATGGCTCCTTTTGTTTCCGATTCTTTAACAGCGCGTTCTAAAGTCTCCGATGGCGTAGAATCGCTTTTGAAAGATACTCCCATCTGAGATTCTCCCCATGTGAACTGATTCTCAATATCAGCACGTCGGAGGGTAGCTTCCATGTTCCCTATGCCTTTTTTTTCAGCTGCCAGGTTTTCCATGCCCTGGAAATGTGGTTTTGCGCATAAATCAATTTGAACTTCGGGAAAGAATTGCTCAGTTCTTTGCTCCGGCAGTCCGTTCGGTGTCGTATCTTTTTGAACATCAGAAGCAGCTACTTCCTGTTGTGAAAGAGCTCCGGTTGGCGAATAACCATTATTAATTTTCGAGATCATACAAAATTCCTCCATTTTTTTCTTCATTTCGATCGGCCGTACTGGCCGATCACTTTTACTTGCGGGAAAAATGGTTGAATGGGATCAAAGAAATCTTTTTTGATCCGTACACAACAATTTTCGCGCATGAAGAATTGAGGGACTGAAAATTTGAAAAACTTCTGCATAAAACCAGTGCGTAGCAATTTTT harbors:
- a CDS encoding Fis family transcriptional regulator, with protein sequence DLYYRINGFPIMIPPLRERKEDIPELTRFFVQKYARRLKKQIDSISSAAMQSLMNYHWPGNIRELEHFIERAVIVTRGSVLDIALPELLPKNAVSNASSATLEESERQHILQALKDSHWVIGGPAGAAARLAIKRTTLQARMRKLGITRPR